In one window of Vanrija pseudolonga chromosome 5, complete sequence DNA:
- the RPS15 gene encoding 40S ribosomal protein S15, whose translation MAEFTTGEEAAAKKAARSFKKYTYRGVELDDLLDLSNEAFIDLVHARARRRFQRGLKSRPMRLIKKLRKAKKEAGPNEKPALIKTHLRDMIIVPEMIGSVVGVYNGKTFTTVEVKPEMTGHYLGEFSITYKPVGHGRGANMANSRFVPLK comes from the exons ATG GCTGAGTTCACTACCGGTGAGGAGgctgccgccaagaaggccgctcGTTCCTTCAAGAAGTACACCTAccgtggcgtcgagctcgacgacctccttgacctcTCCAACGAGGCCTTCATCGAC ctcgtccacgcccgcgctcgccgcaggTTCCAGCGCGGTCTTAAGTCGCGCCCCATGCGCCTCATCAAGAAGCtccgcaaggccaagaaggaggccggcCCCAACGAGAAGCCCGCCCTCATCAAGACCCACCTCCGTGACATGATCATCGTCCCCGAGATGATCGGCTCGGTTGTCGGTGTCTAC AACGGCAAGACCTTCACCACCGTCGAGGTCAAGCCCGAGATGACTGGCCACTACCTCGGCGAGTTCTCGATCACCTACAAGCCTGTTGGCCACGGCCGTGGTGCCAACATGGCCAACTCCCGCTTCGTCCCCCTCAAGTAA
- the nuo-31 gene encoding NADH-ubiquinone oxidoreductase 30 subunit, mitochondrial: MASRSLAVLRGSARIAARPAVGRSLHAASVLRAAQPSTPPFSESVGINPATKIGAHASKPLHEFGQYLTTLLPKYIQQFSVYKDELTLYIPPAAVVPVLTFLRDHTQTQYKQVMDITAVDYPTREKRFEVVYNLLSVAHQSRIRVKTYADEVSPVPSATAVFEGANWYEREVWDMYGVFFAGHPDLRRILTDYGFEGHPLRKDFPLTGYSEVRYDEEKKRVVYEPLQLTQAFRNFADSASPWEQVGSGVDSTPENFKIPPPPPPAEEKK, from the exons atggctTCCAGgtccctcgccgtcctccgcgGATCCGCCCgcatcgccgcgcgccccgccgtcggccgctcgctgcacgccgcctcggtccTCCGTGCGG CCCAGCCTTCCACCCCTCCCTTCTCCGAGTCGGTTGGCATCAACCCCGCGACCAAGATTGGCGCCCATGCCTCCAAGCCGCTCCACGAGTTCGGACAGTACTTGACCACCCTGCTGCCCAAGTACATCCAGCAGTTCTCGGTCTACAAGGACGAGCTCACCCTCTACATCCCCCCTgcggccgtcgtccccgtccTTACCTTCCTTCGTGACCACACCCAGACCCAGTACAAGCAGGTTATGGACATCACTGCCGTCGACTACCCCACCCGCGAGAAGCGCTTCGAG GTCGTCTACAACCTCCTCTCGGTCGCCCACCAGTCGCGCATTCGTGTCAAGAcgtacgccgacgaggtctCGCCCGTCCCCTCGGCAACTGCCGTCTTCGAGGGTGCCAACTGgtacgagcgcgaggtctGGGACATGTACGGTGTCTTCTTCGCCGGCCACCCCGACCTTCGTCGTATCCTTACCGACTACG GATTCGAGGGCCACCCCCTGAGGAAAGACTTCCCTCTGACG GGTTACTCCGAGGTCCgctacgacgaggagaagaagcgtgTCGTCTACGAGCCCTTGCAGCTCACCCAGGCGTTCCGTAACTTTGCCGACTCGGCATCGCCCTGGGAGCAGGTCGGCTCGGGTGTTGACTCGACGCCCGAG AACTTCAAGattcctcctccccctccccccgctgAAGAGAAGAAGTAG
- the SPBC83.11 gene encoding Putative transporter1: MDPRHRAPFAHQSSSLDLHSQYTQSQPPLRPTQWAPPSGATHLGVPGVVGGPGFFEPAPTPAPSKLASAAAGLLGSFKMQRKGSDDGDYSLGTSTSTGSRSSSWDSDSLQRALPSAQTVKFVLLCFLWYATSAVSSNTGKVILNNFKFPVTLVIVQFAFVAGLCWIGSRRELGLTGRLRSPTKAILRGTLPMAIFQVGGHIFGSLAISRVPVSTVHTIKALSPLFTVLAYAVVFGVSYSPATYISILPLTLGVMLAVSFDISLSNFFGLICAFGSTIVFVSQNIFFKKVMPSPGSNAETSGPRLDKINLLYFSSGMAFLLMIPIWLYSDAGRIASMWFNGVPLTGSVGGSKVALYLFINGTVHFAQNVLAFLILSSTSPVTYSIASLVKRIAVICLAIIWFKQSVHAIQAVGIGLTAVGLYMYNNAKRDVEKGEKKMRQVDAVHSGMLPTSVADQRLLEGRSTPATEKPYAHLGKESPRPSYSHDFESVSKSSAIRSAPPPIFTMPPRGAKVSLQEPYPSPPASTASSPPLPAVPLARGDDTPSISLTGA; this comes from the exons ATGGACCCCCGCCATCGTGCGCCATTCGCGcaccagtcgtcgtcgctcgaccTCCACAGCCAGTACACACAGTCCCAGCCGCCGCTCCGACCGACGCAATGGGCGCCCCCCAGCGGTGCCACCCACCTGGGCGTTCccggcgtcgttggcggccCAGGATTCTTCGAGCCAGCACCCACTCCTGCGCCGTCCAAACTCGCATCCGCAGCCGCTGGATTACTCGGCAGCTTCAAGATGCAGCGTAaaggcagcgacgacggcgactacTCGCTcggcacctcgacctcgaccggcAGCAGGTCATCATCATGGGACTCGGACTCGCTCCAACGTGCGCTCCCCTCGGCGCAGACGGTCAAGTTTGTCCTCCTCTGCTTCCTCTGGTACGCGACCTCGGCAGTGTCAAGTAACACGGGCAAGGTCATCCTCAACAACTTCAAGTTCCCAGTGACCCTCGTTATCGTCCAGTTTGCCTTTGTCGCGGGGCTCTGCTGGATCggctcgcgccgcgagctcggcctcacAGGTCGTCTGCGCAGCCCAACAAAGGCAATCTTGCGTGGAACCTTGCCCATGGCCATCTTCCAGGTTGGAGGCCACATCtttggctcgctcgccatcaGCCGCGTGCCCGTTAGCACGGTTCACACCATCAAG GCCCTCTCTCCCCTCTTCACGGTCCTCGCGTACGCTGTCGTCTTTGGCGTCTCGTACTCGCCGGCAACCTACATCTCAATCCTCCCTctcaccctcggcgtcatgcTCGCCGTGTCGTTTGACATTTCCTTGTCCAACTTCTTCGGCCTCATCTGCGCCTTTGGCTCTACGATTGTGTTCGTGTCCCAGAACATCTTCTTCAAGAAGGTCATGCCTAGCCCCGGCTCCAATGCCGAGACTAGCGGTCCCCGCCTCGACAAGATCAACCTCCTCTACTTTTCGAGCGGCAtggccttcctcctcatGATCCCCATCTGGCTCTACTCTGATGCCGGCCGGATCGCCAGCATGTGGTTCAACGGCGTCCCGCTTACCGGTAGCGTTGGCGGCAGCAAGGTTGCGCTCTACCTTTTCATCAACGGCACGGTGCACTTTGCCCAGAACGTGTTGGCATTCCTCATCCTCTCGTCAACCTCTCCCGTGACGTACTCGATCGCCTCGCTCGTCAAGCGCATTGCTGTTATCTGCCTCGCAATCATCTGGTTCAAGCAGTCGGTCCACGCCATCCAGGCCGTCGGTATCGGTCTCACTGCTGTTGGCCTCTACATGTACAACaacgccaagcgcgacgtTGAAaagggcgagaagaagatgcgccaggtcgacgccgtccacAGCGGCATGCTCCCGACCTCGGTCGCCGAccagcgcctcctcgaggGCCGTTCGACCCCTGCTACTGAGAAGCCATACGCCCACCTCGGCAAGGAGTCTCCCCGCCCCTCCTACAGCCACGACTTTGAGAGTGTCTCAAAGTCGTCTGCCATCCGCTCAGCTCCCCCTCCCATCTTCACCAtgccgcctcgaggcgcaaAGGTGTCGCTGCAGGAGCCCTACCCCTCCCCACCAGCCAGCACGGCCTCGTCCCCACCCCTCCCTGCCGTGCCGCTCGCACGAGGGGACGACACGCCCTCAATCTCCTTGACTGGAGCGTGA
- the POSTN gene encoding Periostin: MRGAVTLLALAGAAVAEQLTFQGSSAPSQVHAQAESLVSLVSASTQHGTFVRLLQRSKSIPLLWHIGNATLFAPTDDAWAKWAEEHRPKSEDDDVRVAGWLGAGGLDEWLVPPDEADLALEAQILAASDVDEGERLRLEADNQSWALRQHILYHVLNYTLWPSDWAPQNTSSNMTIETTLLYPLDSEPESPLPPPGSPWKWPETGLLGTHGQRLRVSRPGTAEGGVRGRIGADHAGEGGAEVWDGAGWERKGNDTTFKDKDKDKDKAPVGVRWARNGLVVGVESVLEPPPSIKEVIRKHPSLSYLSRLLDTSDPLPPPLPPWLDRAPHVTLFAASNSAFEAAFDDIERGYLEGAFGAEGLSRVVSPGFVLGVNGDNVGWSDTWKKNKPLNGASEVTVASGNLNITSPSQGSIFVNGTAAETVDIFASNGVIHVLPQLLLPEGFELLNSAEKVLLSRNATRFVSLLRSANLSSTYVGVPGKKTKKEFTILAPTDEAIEALEWWINVGVPGGDHSMQSLAAAGLQTAPDDGTKPPPPEETSPLAALLKYHIVPGQVAPKNLEDGMLLETELKTAALGGARQRVHVEVSERRKPGTDATIEDGEISIGGALVIGSPIKSGKSVIYFISSLLSPPLDVLQTAVSDLQLSTYIAAVYAAGLERSVKANEGTTYFIPRNKAFAQLGLAMKYLLLPEAREELRRTLRYHSVEKLVYTTEVEDGKTVLETQEGGNVVLESSPNKTLTLSSPYKWAGHDSGASLPANGELNPAAFVGIDSLTETGVIHAVDSVILPADVDITAAKLIRGSKQRVMADLMVKAGLGWVLEGREPTQIELERVGLDGFVRARPKPWKADNSTEDLALPSYTVLVPTDTAFGRLNLTHYLTNNDALLELLKLHIIPSSLDIALPKGSVEKGPKQPPKDGYPLALEDDVVYPTLLTPTARYGQLAFRAFGADGFIVGIHNARGGSNNDNAAQTGDSGRASVRWKHSRDDGITGIHTIAKDDKKEGGEIDNGPLWRGGMSLGGGVIIVDAVLIPFNPGWFERWGWLVLTVALTTAAVALTGVSFWWWWSTNRKNEGYEPVDTEGEREQEEAARSWRRTNRNSMSVPAVNGNDEDD; the protein is encoded by the exons ATGAGAGGAGCAGTGACGCTCCTAGCtctggctggcgctgccgtCGCTGAGCAGCTCACCTTCCAGGGGTCTAGCGCACCAAGTCAAG TgcacgcgcaggccgagtcgctcgtctccctcgtctcggcctcgacgcaGCACGGCACGTTTGTGCGCCTGCTGCAGCGCTCCAAGTCGATTCCGCTACTTTGGCACATTGGAAACGCGACGCTCTTCGcccccaccgacgacgcgtggGCCAAGTGGGCAGAGGAGCACCGGCCCaagagcgaggacgacgacgtgcgcgtggccggctggctcggcgctggcggcctcgacgagtgGCTCGTTCCACCCGACGAGGCGGAtctggcgctcgaggcccAGATTTTGGCAGCCTCAGACGTCGATGAAGGAgagcgcctgcgcctcgaggcggatAACCAGAGCTGGGCGCTCCGCCAGCACATCCTGTATCATGTGCTCAACTACACGCTGTGGCCGTCCGACTGGGCGCCGCAGAACACGAGCAGCAACATGACGATTGAGACGACGCTGCTGTACCCGCTTGACTCGGAGCCCGAGTCGCCTCTTCCCCCACCGGGCTCGCCGTGGAAGTGGCCCGAGACGGGCCTGCTCGGTACCCACGGCCAGCGGCTGCGTGTCTCGCGCCCTGGGACGGCTGAGGGCGGTGTGCGGGGGCGTATCGGCGCCGATCATGCTGGTGagggcggggccgaggtcTGGGACGGAGCGGGGTGGGAGAGGAAGGGGAACGACACAACgttcaaggacaaggacaaggacaaggacaaggctCCGGTTGGCGTTCGTTGGGCGCGAAACGGCCTGGTCGTGGGCGTCGAGTCGGTGCTCGAGCCGCCCCCGTCCATCAAGGAGGTTATCCGCAAGCACCCGTCGCTGTCGTATCTATCACGCCTGCTGGACACCTCGGACCCGCTGCCACCTCCCCTCCCGCCGTGGCTGGACAGGGCGCCGCACGTGACGCTGTTCGCGGCGTCCAACAGTGCCTTTGAGGCGGCGTTTGACGACATTGAGCGCGGATACCTCGAGGGGGCGTTTGGCGCAGAAGGTCTGAGCCGCGTCGTGTCGCCCGGTTTCGTGCTCGGGGTCAAcggcgacaatgtcggcTGGAGCGATACGTGGAAGAAGAACAAGCCGCTGAACGGTGCGTCTGAGG TGACTGTGGCGTCGGGAAACCTCAACATTACGTCGCCGAGCCAAGGCTCCATCTTTGTCAACGGCACGGCTGCCGAGACTGTGGATATCTTTGCTTCAAATG GCGTGATCCATGTCCTGCCTCAGCTCCTACTGCCAGAAGGATTCGAGCTGCTCAACTCGGCCGAGAAGGTGCTGCTGTCTCGCAACGCCACACGTTTCGTCTCCCTCCTCCGCTCGGCAAACCTCTCGTCGACATATGTTGGCGTGCCAGGCAAGAAGACCAAGAAGGAGTTTACGATCCTGGCGCCAACCGACGAAGCTATCGAGGCACTGGAGTGGTGGATCAATGTCGGTGTCCCTGGCGGTGACCACTCGATGCAGTCACTCGCGGCTGCTGGACTCCAGACAGcacccgacgacggcaccaagccgccgccgcccgaggagACGTCGCCTTTAGCTGCGTTGCTCAAGTACCACATCGTCCCCGGCCAGGTCGCACCAAAGAACCTGGAAGACGGCATGCTCCTCGAGACAGAGCTCAAGACTGCTGCGCTGGGCGGAGCACGTCAGCGGGTCCATGTGGAAGTGTCTGAGCGCCGCAAGCCGGGCACCGACGCGACAATTGAGGATGGCGAGATTTCCATCGGCGGGGCTCTCGTCATTGGATCGCCTATCAAGAGCGGCAAGAGCGTAATCTACTTTATTTCGTCGCTCCTGTCTCCTCCCTTGGATGTGCTGCAGACTGCTGTGTCGGATCTGCAGCTGTCGACATACATTGCCGCTGTCTACGCCGCAGGCCTCGAACGCTCCGTCAAGGCGAATGAGGGCACGACCTACTTCATTCCTCGCAACAAGGCGTTTGCTCAACTTGGACTGGCAATGAAGTACCTCCTCCTTCCCGAGGCCCGCGAAGAGCTCCGCAGAACGCTCCGCTATCACTCTGTGGAGAAGCTCGTCTACACtaccgaggtcgaggatggcAAGACGGTTCTCGAGACTCAAGAAGGCGGCAACGTTGTGTTGGAGAGCTCTCCAAACAAGACGTTGACACTGTCGTCGCCTTACAAGTGGGCCGGGCACGATTCTGGCGCCTCTCTTCCAGCCAACGGAGAGCTCAACCCGGCCGCCTTCGTTGGCATTGACTCTCTTACCGAGACCGGAGTCATCCACGCTGTCGACAGTGTCATTCTTCCAGCCGATGTTGACATTACCGCTGCCAAGCTGATCCGCGGATCAAAGCAGCGCGTGATGGCCGACCTGATGGTCAAGGCCGGCCTCGGCTGGGTGCTCGAAGGCCGTGAGCCCACGCAGattgagctcgagcgcgttggcctcgacggctTTGTTCGTGCACGCCCCAAGCCCTGGAAGGCCGACAACTCTACAGAAGACTTGGCGCTGCCCAGCTACACCGTCTTGGTGCCAACCGACACTGCGTTTGGACGCCTCAACTTGACGCATTACCTCACCAACAATGACGCtcttctcgagctgctcaagctTCACATCATCCCATCGAGCCTCGACATTGCTCTGCCCAAGGGCAGTGTTGAGAAGGGACCGAAGCAGCCTCCCAAGGACGGGTACCCGCTCGCCCTGGAGGACGATGTAGTTTACCCGACACTCTTGACGCCTACCGCCCGCTATGGTCAATTGGCTTTCCGCGCctttggcgccgacggcttCATTGTTGGCATTCACAACGCACGCGGGGGATCGAACAATGACAACGCAGCACAGACGGGAGATTCCGGCCGTGCCAGCGTGCGTTGGAAGCATAGCCGCGATGACGGCATCACTGGCATTCACACCATTgccaaggacgacaagaagGAAGGTGGCGAAATCGACAACGGCCCGCTTTGGCGTGGCGGCATGAGCCTCGGCGGAGGTgtcatcatcgtcgacgccgttctTATCCCCTTCAACCCCGGCTGGTTTGAGCG CTGGGGCTGGCTCGTGCTGACGGTGGCTCTTACCACGGCCGCTGTGGCCCTCACTGGTGTGAGCttctggtggtggtggtccaCAAACCGCAAGAACGAGGGGTACGAGCCCGTGGACAcagagggcgagcgcgagcaggaaGAGGCAGCACGTTCGTGGCGACGAACAAACCGCAACAGCATGTCCGTCCCAGCGGTAAACGGcaacgacgaagacgacTAG